The genomic region CCCCGGGGGCAGCGCGACAGGCGTGTCCGGACCGGTCGCCTCGGTCCCGTCGGCGAACCGCACCCGCAGTGGCACCCGCACCGGGGCCCCGTGCAGCCAGCCCCGGTTGGGTGAGAGCTTGGCCGCGCCGGGATTCCCCCGCCGCAACACCACGTCGACGGATACCGCGACCCCGTCCGCGCAGGCGGCCAGCCCGGCGAGCACCACGGCGGTGTCGGCCGTCCGACCGATGACCGCCGTGACCGGAACGATGCCTGGAACCACGTTCTCCGGGGGGCCGTCCGACCAGGCCTCGGCGGCCCAGGCATGGAAGGCCGAGAACGGCTCGTCCGCAAAGGAGCTCACCCCCCGAGGATCGCCGATCATCGCGGTGGACACGCCGATATCGGCACGCATCGCCGGAAACCTTGACACCGCGTTCCCGATGCGCCGAGATTCCCGTGGGCCGGCCTCGCCGCGGCCGCACCGGGCGAGAGGATCAGCCCATGACCCAGGACGCCGCATCGCCGCACCCCGCGCCCGCGGGGCCCGTCCAGTCCGAGCCGACCGTCCAGTCCGAGCCGACCGTCCAGTCCGAGCCGACCGTCCAGTCCGAGCCGGCCGCGGAGCCCGAGCCGGCCGCGGAGCCCGAGCCGGCCGCGGAGCCCGAGCCGGCCGCGGAGCCTGAACCGCCCGTCCTCGCCGAGCCGTCGTGGCGGCAGGTGGGAGCGCGCAACCCCGAGTGGCTGCCGTGGGTGCGCGAGCTGCACTCCATCGCCCAGGCCGGGCTCGCCTACTCCCAGGACCCGTACGACCTGGAGCGATTCGAGCAGCTCCGACGGCTCAGCTACGAGATCGCGGCGCACTGCACCGTCGTCACCGTCGAGGCGGCGGAGGGCCTTTTCGGCGGCGAGGTGGGCTACCAGACGCCGAAGGTCGACGTGCGCGGGGTGCTGTTCGACGACGATCGGATCCTGCTCGTTCGCGAGAAGGAGGACGGCGGCTGGTCGCTGCCGGGCGGCTGGGCCGACGTGGGCCTCACTCCGGCCGAGGTCGTCGTCAAGGAGATCTTCGAGGAGGCCGGCCTGCGCGCCGAGCCGGAACGCCTGCTCGCGGTCCTCGACAAGCGCCGTCACGGCCACCCGCCGTACCCGAACGACACCTACAAGATCTTCATCCGGTGCCGGGTCGTCGGCGGGATCGCCGGGGGCGGGCTGGAGACCTCCGAGGTCGGCTGGTTTCCGCGCGACGCCCTGCCGCCGCTGTCCGAGAAGCGCAACACCGCCGGCCAGCTCGCCCTGATGTTCGGCTACCTGGACGATCCCACCGCCCCGGCCGTCGTCGACTGAACCGGTCGTCCAGGCCGCTCCGGCAGCCAGGGGCGTCAGCGCTCGTTGTCGAGTGCCGCGGCGAGCCTGGCGGCAAGGTCGTCCATCACCCCGGGCGGCACCCATTCGGCCTCCGGACGGCGCAGGAACGTGAAGACGTCCGGGCCCTGGGCCGCCGCGGGTAGATCCCCGGCCCGCGGTACGACGTGGACGTGCAGATGCTCGAACCCGGCGGCCTCCGAGAACGCGGCCACGTAGGTCTTCACGCAGCCGGTCACCTCGACCAGTGCCCGGCTCAGTCGCCAGGTCAGCACCCCGAGCTCGGCGGCCTCGGCCTCGGTGAGCTCCGCCGGGGAGGTGAGGTGCCGCCGGCTGACCAGGACCAGCCACCCCGGCAGCGCCGTCCGGATCGCGTGCGCCGCCCGCCACCCCGTCCCGACCACCACCCGCTCTCGCGGCGGCAGCCCGGCCAGCGCCGCATTACCCGCACACGAATAGCAGCCTTCCTCTCCCTCGGCCGGTGCCACACCGATGCCCATCGTCGTCCCGCCTTCCCGGTGAAGAATGCTCCACGCCTCGCCTGACGATGCGTCGCTGTCGGGCCGCAGAATGCGATCCAGGTGGCCGGGCTGACACGGACGAATCATCTGGAGGCCCTCGGTGGAACTGATCTCCGCCTGACGTGGCCTGCCCGGCACGCGGCTGCGCTCGCGTGTGAATGGCCAGTCCTCACGGTCGACGCAGATCGCTACCGGCGGGTTCCTGTCGACGTCCTGTCACTCTGACCGCCAGCGCCCGCCATGCAACGCCAGATGCTGGGCGGGACCGACGGCTGCCGCCGCGACGGCGCTGGCATGGTCCTGACGGTTCCGCGGAACCGCGCCGGCGCCGTCGGCGGCGAGCCCGACGTCACCGACGACCCCGACGCCCATGACCAGACGGTCCCACGGCGATGCCTCGACGGTCCGGGTCAGGTGGCGCCGACACGCCGCCTGATCACAACCACCTACGGGACCCCTCTAGGCGGTGAAAAGGCCGCTGGCCCAGAAGTCCTTGGGGTCGCGGACGCCGGGGGGGATCGCGAAGACGGCGCTGCTGGTGTGGACGATGTACTCGTTGAGCGCGTCCGACGCGGCGAGCCGGCGCTGGATCGGGAGGAAGCCGGTGCGGGGGTCGCGCTGGAACGCGATGAAGAACAGGCCCGCATCGAGCTGCCCGGTCTCCTGGTTGACGCCGTCGGTGTAGGAGTAGCCGCGGCGCAGGATCGTCGCGCCGCCGTTGGTCGACGCGGCCGCGAGCCGGATGTGGGCGTCCGCGGGGATGACCGGCTCGCCGTCGGCCCCCCTGGTGGTCAGCGGGACCGGGTCGAACTCCTCGGCCGCGCCCAGCGGCGCGCCGCTCGTCTTCGTCCGCCCGAAGACCTGCTCCTGGTCCAGCAGGAAGTCGCGGTCCCAGGACTCCAGCAGCATCCGGATGCGGCGGGTGACGACGTAGGTGCCGCCGCGCATCCACGCCTGGTCGCCGTCCGCGCCGACCCAGACGTGCTTGTCCAGCGACGCGGTGTCCTCGCGCTTGACGTTGTTCGTGCCATCCTTGAAGCCCATCAGGTTTCGGGGGGTGTCCTGGCTGCTGCTGGTCGTGCTGGTCCGGCCGAAGCCGAGCTGGAACCAGCGCAGGACGGCGGTGCCCTGGGCGAGGCGGCGCAGGTTGCGCACGGCGTGGAAGGCGACCTGCGGATCGTCGGCGCAGGCCTGGACGCACAGGTCGCCGCGGCTGCGCAGCGGGTCGAGGTTGTCGCCGGGCAGCGGCGGGATGTCGGCGAGCGCCGCGGGCCTGCGCCCGGCCAGGCCGAAGCGGCCGTCGAACAGGCTCGGCCCGAGGCCGAAGGTGATGGTCAGGTTGCCGGCGGTCAGCCCGATCGCCTCGCCGGTGTCCCGCGGCGGAGAGTGCGGCGCGGCGGCGTCGTCGGCGACGGCCTGCCCGGCGGCCATCCGGGCGGCGGCCGCGGTCCAGCCGACGAGCAGCTCGCGTAGCTGGTCCCGGCTCACCCCGGCGGAGACGTCAAAGGCGGCGAAGGCGAGTCGGTCCTGGGCGTCGGTGGTGATCCCGGCCTGTTGCGCACCGTGGAACGGCACGACCCCGCGGGGCGCCGCGGCGGTCGCGGGCGACGAGTCGTCCGAACACCCCGCGGCGGTGGCCGCCACCACGCCCGCCCCGGCGAGGCCCGCGGCGCCGAACAGCGCCCGCCGGCGCGACAACGCGACTCGCTCGGCCATGTAGACACCCCTTCTCCCGTGGGTCAGGGGGTTCTCCCACGGGTCGAGAGGGCGGGCGATCGCCCGCCCCCTCGACTCCTCTGACCTGGTCGTTCGCGGTGCACGGCCGCCCGTGCACCGCCCTGCCCTGGTGCGCCGCCCGGCTCCCGCCGGGGGCCGGACTAGCTGACGACGACGCCGGCGACCTGCGACAGCGGCTCGGCCAGGGCGTCGACCGCCTGGGACAGGCCGCGGCGCTGGTCCTGCGTCACCTTGTCGTAGCTGACGTAGCCGGTGCCCTCCTTGTACGGGGCCAGGGCCTTGTCCATCGCGGTGAAGCGGGTGCGCACCGTGCTGGCGAGCGTCGGGTCCAGCGACTTCAGCGCCGGCTCCAGCAGGGTGAAGGCCTTGTCCGCACCCTCGATGTTGCCCTGTATGTCGAGGAGGTCGAGCTTGCTGTACCGCTCCTCCTCGCCGGTGATCTTCGTCTTGCCGACCTCGTCGAGCAGCTCGGTGGCGCCGTTGGCGATCTGCGCCGGCTGGAAGGTCGCCTTGGCCACGAGCGTGTTCAGCTTGCCGACGTCGGTGTTGAGCTTGTCGGCGATCGGCGCGGTGCCCGCCAGCGAGCGGTCGGCGAAGATGGCCTTCTCCAGCCGGTGGAAGCCGGTCCAGCTCGCCTCGTCGGGTGCGTCGTCGACGCGGGCGTCGATCGCGGGGTCGAGGTCGCCGAACGACTCGGCGACCGGCTCGATCCGCTCGTAGTCCAGGCGGGGGGCGCCGTAGAGCTTCGCGGCCTGGTCGAGGTCGCCGGCCTTGACCGCGGTCACGAACGCGCCGGTGGTGGTGACCAGGTCCGCGACCTGCTGACGGACGTAGGTGGCGTAGCCGGTGGTCGCGGCGGTCAGCGCCGTGGTGACCTCGGCGCTGCGGGTTGCGGCGGCGGTCGCGCCGGTGGCCTGGGTGACGGTGAAGTCGACCTTTTCCGTGTCCGCGCCGGGGCAGTAGAGCTGGTACTTGCCGGCCTTCACATTCAGCGAGAACGTCCCGGACAGGCCCGGGGTGAGATTCTCCTTCTCGCCGAGAATGGTGTCGCCGTCGACCAGCTCGGCTTCGGTGACGGCATCCGCGCCCTTGTTGACCACCTTGAACATGGTCGGGCCCGACGGAATCGTCGAAACGTCCGGCGTGCACGCCTTCGACGTGATTGTGACGTTCACGATCTGTTTCGCTCCGGCGGCGCCCGAGCCGCCGGAGCCGCCCGAGTCGCTTCCCCCGCAGGCGACGGCGCCCGTCGCGATCACAACGGCGATGGCGCTATACGCGACAGGTGCGCGGCGCACGTGTGCCCCCAAAATCCTAGTTTCTGCTTTCGGCGAGATGGATACCTGGTGCGGCTGTCCGCGTGCGACTGTCCGCGCGCGGTCGTGCCTGACAGGTCTGCGTTGCGGGCCCGGGTTGGTTACTGGGTGATGGGTGCCGGGTCGGTGGCGGCGGCGCCCGCGGGGTCGCGTTGGGTGGTGTCGGTGGTGTTGGTGGTGCTGGTGGTCCGGGGGGCGCCGGGCGGACGACGGCGGGCCGGCCAGGCGACGTAGGCGGCCAGCGGGATCAGGTACACCAGCCAGGCGACGACCTCGGCGACCACGGGCCGGGGCTGCAACCCCAGCACCCCGGTCAGCACGCTCGCCAGCGGCGTACCCGGGCGGACCAGCCACGACAGGTCGAACGTCCGCTGCTGGCCAGCATTGAGCCAGCCCGCCTCGTGCGCCGTGTGCGCCGCCATCGCCAGCAGGCCGGCCGCGATCAGGACGAGGACGAAGCCCGTGACGCGGAAGAAGCGCGCCAGGTTGAGGTGGACGCCGCCGCGGTAGATGCCGAAGCCGACCACCGTGGCCACCAGCACGCCGAGCAGCGCGCCGCCGCCCGCGGTGCCCGGCGAGCTGCTCGCGTTGAACGCGGCGATGAGGAACACGGCCGTCTCGAATCCCTCGCGCAGCACGGCCAGGAAGGCCATGAGCACCAGCGCCCGGGTCGAGCCGGTCTCCAGTGCCGACGCCGTGGCCGACTCCAACGACCCCCGCAGGTCGCGGGAGTGACGGCGCATCCAGACCACCATGTAGGTCACCATGGCCACCGCGATGAGTCCGATGACCGTCTCGAGCCCCTCCTGCTTGCGCTGGGGCAGCTCGCGGTCCAGGACGTGCAGCGCGATGCCGATGCCCAGGCAGAGCAGGAGTGCGAGCGAGACGCCGAGCCACACCTGGCGCAGGGCGTCCCGGCGGTCGCGCTGCCGGAGGAAGGCCGCGACGATGCCGACGATCAGCGACGCCTCAAGGCCCTCCCGAAGGCCGATCACAAACGTGGGAAGCAAACCCTGCCTCCGTCTCTGGTCACCCGCGGCTTCCGGCTCTGCATGTGCGGCCCGTCACCTGCGGTTAGCCTAAGCTAAGTTAGGGCAACCTAATGGCGTTGGCAAGAGAACCGTGACGGAAGGTGCGGGCCGGGGCATCGCGGCCGCCGGCTCCGCTCGACATGCCCGCGACCTGCCCGCGACCTGCCCGAACGATGGTCATGCTCCGCCGCGGCGCCGCCGGTCCGCCGCCATCCGTCCGCTCCGTGCCGCGACGTGCAGCCATCCGCCCACCCTTCGCGTCGGGTAGTCACCGGTGGTGCGCAGATGAATCGCCGTGGTGGCATTCTGGAGTGTTTTCCGATCCCTCGGCTGCTCGGGCGGACGTGACCTGCGCGTATACCGGAGCAGTGAGGTGCTCCCGGGCAACCTTCATCAGCTCGACCGAAAAGTGAGGGAATGGCCGCCGATCGGCGGAGATGACAGGAATCACACCGCCGCCGCCGTCGGCGCCGAACGGCGGGGCAGGCTGTTACTCACGGTAGTTGGCCCCGAGGTGTGCGCGGTGTCTGCGGTGGTGGGGCGGTCGTGCCTGCATCGGCCTGCGACCGGGGGGGATGCGGACGGGCGGGCGAGGCGGTCCCGGGCACTCGGGTGGTCCAGTCGCATGTTCGTATCCGCAGATACGGTCGATATCGGCTTGGGTGGACGTATGTGCGCAGATTTGGAGGGATTCACTCCGCGTTCGCGGTTCTGTAATCAACAATTCCCGGCGGTGCGCGAGGATCCCGGCTGGACTGCTCCGTTCACCTCGGTCCGGTCGGAAGGAGGGATCCTTCCGTATCGTCGACACTGCCCGCCTTAGTTGGCAGAACAGCTCGTCCCGGATGCTCGGGGCGCCGCAGATGTCAACGAAATGAACGCGCGATCTCGTGGATTATGCTCGCCTGGAAGTTCATGCTTCCGGCGCGTGGTCTTCCTCGTGGTCGCCGCGAATCGCTGGCGAGGCCGGCCATTTCGTGGTCGGGTATCGGTGATGCGGCTGCGCAGGCGGTCCGCTTCGTGGCTGCCGGCCTGATCGTCAGTCCTGCGCCAGATGGGGACGGACATGAATGAAGATCGTGAGAGTTCCAGTATGACGGACGGAAGCGGATCTCATAACGGAGCGCATTTCACCGGACGCGAACAGCGCTCGCCGGAGGGGGCGGCGGACTACGTGGTGGACGGTGGAGTGCCCACCGTGACCCGATCGGCGGCCAGCGGCGAGATCCCGCCGATGGCGCAGCCCTATGTAGCCGCCGGCGCGCTGTTCTTCGACGACGACGGCCGGGTCATGCTCGTCGAGCCCTCCTACAAGCCCGGGTGGGACATTCCGGGCGGGTTTGTCGAACCAGGGGAATCTCCGTACTCCGCCTGCGTGCGCGAGGTGGAGGAGGAACTCGGCATCACTCCGCCGATCGGAGAGCTCCTCGCGGTCGACTGGGCCCCGCGTCCCAAGGACGGCTGGCTGGAGGGGGAGATGCTGCTGTTCGTCTTCGACGGCGGCCTGCTGCCCGCCGCCTGGCGCGAGCGCATCCGGCTCGACATGGATGAGCTCGTCAACTTCGCCTTCGTGGCGGTGGACGAGGTCGACCGGTTGCTCCCGCCGTTGCACGCCCGCCGGGTCGCCGCGGCCGCCCGGCTGCGGCGCACCCCGCACCGGGCCGGCTATCTGGAGCACGGCGAGCAGATTCCCGTCCAGTCCGTGGGGCGTGCGACGGTCGGGCGAGGCGCGGTGCGTCGTCCTCCCGGCCCCGCGCCCGGCCCCGATCTCGCCGACTGGCCAGCCGATCTCGGCGCGCTGTCCGCCAACGCCCAGGAGAGCCACGGCTGACCGCGTCGTGAGCTCAGCCTGGGCCTGCAGCCGCCTGGAGCAGTGGCCGGTGCCGAGCCGTGGCCGGTGCCGAGCCGGCGACGAGCCGGTGGCGAGTCGGAGTCGGGGTCGGCGGCACGTCAGGCTGCGTCGACGGCCATCTCGGCGAAGGACGCGACGCAGGGATGATTGCCGGCGAGGTGGTGGGGCTCGCCCGGGCGAAGGACGGCGACGGTGGCGAAACCGGCGGCCGACGCGGCGTCGAGTTCGGCGGACACGTCGGACAGGAACACCGCGCGCCGCGGTGTTACGGCGAGCTCGGTGGCGATCCGGCGGTAGGCGGCCGGATCGCGTTTGGGCCCGGCGCTGTCGATGTCGAAGTACCCGTCGAACAGACCGGTCAGATCGCCTGCCGGGGTCGCGGCGAACCAGGCTCGCTGGGCCAGGACCGAACCCGACGAGAACACCGCCAGCCGGACCCCCGCCGCGTGCCAGCGCCGCAACGCGGGGGCGACGTCGTCGAACAGCTCGCCGGTGAGCTCCCCGGCCGCGAAACCCGCCGCCCAGATCAGCCCCTGCAGCGCCTTCAGCGGCGCCACCTTGCGGTCGTCGTCGCTCCACCGGGTGAGCGCGGCGACAACCCGCTGCACCGGCGCATCGGCCTCACCGAGCAGTGACCGCGCCTCGGCGACGATCCGGCGCACCTCGGGATCGTCACCGTGGTCGCGAACCCATGGCCCCAGCCGCGCCCGGGCATACGGAAACAGGCTGCTCAGCACGGCGGCGGTGGGGCTGGTCGTCCCCTCGATGTCGAGCAGGGCGAGCTCGGCGCTCGGGCGTGGCGAGCTCACGAGGCCGCGGCCGGCGCTTCCGCCTGCGGCTGGGCGGCGCTCGAGGACCGCCGGGCGAGGGCGTCGAAATCCGGGATCCGGGTGGCGATGTCGCTGCCGGTGAACGCGCCGACCCAGCCGTCCTCGGCACGGAAGAAGCGGACGGCGGCGAAATCGGGTTCGACACCCATGTCGAACCAGTGGGTCGTGCCCTTCGGCACGCTGATCAGATCGCCGGCCTCGCAGCGCACCGCCTGCACTCGCTCGTCGACGTGCAGGTAGAACACGCCGCTGCCGGCCGCGAAGAACCGGATTTCGTCGTCGTCATGGGTGTGCTCGGCCAGGAAGCGCGCTCGGGCGGCGGCCGCCACCTCGCGCCAGTCCGCCGCCGCGCTCGGGTGCAGCGCCGCGACGTCGACGAGCACGAATCCCTCCGCGGCGCTCAGCGCGTCAATCCGTGAGCGGTAGGCGGCGAGAATGTCCTCGGCTTCGGCCCCGGCCGGCAGCCCGGGGGCCAGCGGCCAACGCTCGAAACGCACGGCTATTGCGGCCAGTACCGCCGCGATCCGCGCGGGATCGGTGGTTTCCTCGAGAAGGCGCGGCCGGGCATCGGCCGTCCACGTCGTGAGATAGGTCATCGCCCTTCGATGGTCCGTCGGTCCGGGATGCGGGTCAAGGCCGGAGTCCGGCGCCTGCCGCCGGTTGCGCGCATCCCGGTCGTTTCGCCGGGCGCAATCCACGGTCATCGGTTACGGTCCGATCATGGCGGAGACCGGCGACCCCGAGCCGCGGCCGCTCGTCTGGACGGGCACCTCGCTGCGCCTGCTCGACCAGACTGCGCTGCCCGCGGCGCTGGTCCACCTGGAGGTGGACGACCCGGACGAGCTGGTCGCCGCGATCCGCCGGCTGGCCGTGCGCGGAGCACCCGCGCTCGGCGTCGCCGGGGCGTTCGGCGTCGCGCTCGCGCTGCGCAGGGCCGAGCGCGACGGCTGGGAGCCCGGGCGGCTCGACGCGGCGCTGGGCCGCCTGCGGGGCGCCCGGCCGACCGCGCTGGCGCTGGCCGCCGGCGTCGACGCGGCTGCCGCGTGCATCCCCGACGGCCTGGCGGCGGTGCTGGCGGTGGCCGAGCGGCTGGCCGCCGAGGACGAGGCCGCCAACCGGGCGATCGGCCGCCACGGCGCCGACGGCGTGCTCGCCCGCACGACCCGGCGCCCCCTGCGCGTGCTGACCCACTGCAACACCGGCTCGCTGGCCACCGCCGGGTGGGGGACCGCGCTCGGCGTCATCCGCGAGCTGCACGCCCGCGGCGCGGTCGAGGTCGTCCACGTCGACGAGACGCGCCCGCTGCTGCAGGGCAGCCGGTTGACCGCCTGGGAGCTGGCCCGGGCCGGCATCGACTGTCGGATCCAGGCCGACGGCGCCGCCGCGGGCGCCATCCTGCGCGGCCTCGTCGACGTCGCGCTGGTCGGCGCGGACCGGATCGCCGCCAACGGGGACGTCGCGAACAAGGTCGGCACGGTCGGGATCGCGCTGGCCTGCGCCTACGCGGACATCCCGTTCGTCGTCGCCGCCTCGCGCTCGACGATCGACCCGGACACCCCGGCCGGGGCGGACATCCCGATCGAGGAGCGCGACGGCGCGGAGGTGCTCGCGCTGGCCGGCCACCCGATCGCGCCGCCGGGTGTGCGCGGCTTCAATCCCGCGTTCGATGTCACCCCCGCCCACCTGGTCACCCTCCTCGTCACCGAAGACGGCATCGTCACCTGACGACGGCATCGTCACCTGAAGTCGTCGTCACCTGAGGACGGCATCGTCCCTGACAACGACATCGTCACCTGGCTCCCGCTTGTCCGGAGGCCTCGGTGTCCGAAATATCCCTCTGGACAAGCAGGGTGCCGGGCGGTCTCGGGGGCTAGCCGATCGTCCGCTCGGCGGTGCGCACCGCCCACTCGCACAGCCACTCCACCGCCTCGGCCCGGTGCCGGGCGGCGAGCAGGTCGGCGCCCCAGACGTACATCCCGTGCCGGGCGACGAGGACCGCGGGCGTCAACGGTTCCCACGCCGCGGCCACCCGGCCGGCGAGCACGGCCATGTCCTGGCTGTTCGCGACGACCGGCAGCCGAACCAGATCCCCGTCGGCCGCGCGGCCGAGCGCCTTGAGCATCTCGTGGTCGCGCAGGACCAGCCCGGTCGGGAACCGGTCGGCGGCCAGCACGGAGGCGACCGTGTGCAGGTGGACGACCGCGCCGGCCCCGGTCAGACCGATCAGCCGGGCGTGCAGGACGGCCTCCGCCGACGGTCGCCGCGGTGCCCCGCCCGTCGCCCGCGTCCCGCCCGCGTCCGTCGGCGTCCCGCCCGCGTCCGTCGGCGATCCGCCCGCGTCAGTCGGTGCGCCGCCCACATGTGTCGGCGCGCCGGCATCGTCCACCTCGACGGCGTCGGCGGCGGTGAGGGCGCCCTTGTCCAGGCCGCTCGCGGTGACGAGGATCCGCAGGGGATCCCTTCCCACGACCACCGAGAGGTTGCCGGAGGTCGCCCGCATCCAGCCGAGCCGCGCGAAGCGCGCCGCCTCCCCGGCAAGCGCGGCGCCCGGTCCGAACCCACCGCCGTCACCGCGGCTGGTGCCGTCCCTGCCGCCGTCGCTGCTGCCGCTGTCACTGCTGGCACCGCTGCCGCCGGGGTCGGTGCGGCTGTCGTCGCCGGGCGCCGCCGGTGCCGTGGACATGGCGCGAGTATGGCCGCGCCGACGGGACTTCGCGGCACATCCGGCCCGTTCCGCGATGGCGGGTGAGTGATCATCTGGCGGGGTCGAAAACCCTGTGGAACGATTCAGGCGCTTGGAGTAACTAGGTGGACGTGCCGCCCGGCTGCTGCCGGGGCGGTCCCGGCGGCGGAGGGGGTGCCGAGTGCGCAGGTACCTGGTCGAAGGTCTCGGAACATTCGTGCTGGTCCTCGGCGGAGTGGGGACGGCGGTGCTGGCCCGCGACGCCGTGGGCGTGCTCGGGGTCGCGCTGGCGTTCGGGCTTGCGCTGCTGGTGTTGGTGTACGTGATCGGGCCGATCTCCGGCTGTCACGTGAACCCGGCGGTGACCCTCGGGCTGTTGCTGTGTCGGAAGATCGAACCGAGGCATGCGTTCGGCTACGTCGCGGCACAGTGCGTGGGTGCGATCGTCGCCGCGGGCACGGTCTGGCTGCTCGCCGACGCGGGGCCGTTCGGATACTCGCCCGGCCTGGAGGGACTCGGTGCCAATGGCTACGGCGTGCACTCACCGGGCGGTTTCGGCCTCGGCGGCGTCTTCCTCGTCGAGGTCCTGCTCACCGCGCTGCTGGTGGGCACGGTGCTCGGCGCGACCGACGTCCGGGCGCCGTTCGGCTTCGCGGGCCTCGCGATCGGGCTGGTCCTCGTCCTGTGCAACCTGATCAGCATACCGCTCGACGGCACCTCGGTGAACCCGGCCCGCTCGCTGGGACCGGCCGTCTTCGTCGGGAGCTGGGCACTGGGGCAGCTCTGGCTGTTCATCCTGGCGCCGGCGATCGGCGCCGGGCTCGCCGCGGCCGTCTATCTCGGCCTGCAACCGGGGTCGCAGGTCAGCGCGTCGACCGCCGAGGCCGAGCTGCCGCAGGAGTCGCTGACCCGGATCGCCCGGGAGACCGCCCGGCTCATCCGCGGCGGCGTCGAGTAGGCCGGCCGTCGAGTCAGCCAGGCGCGGTGCGGCATGCCGTGCCGTGGCGGGGCGGGGCGTGGCGTGGTGCGGTTCGGCGGCTGGGGGGCGTCAGACCTGGGCGGCGTCGGCGAGCGCGTCGGCGGTCGCCTCGATGAGCTCGTCGGCGACGAGCCCGACGGTGACGCGCAGGTGGTCGCCGTCGAGCGGGGCCGCCTCGAAGGGCGTGCCGGGCGCGGCCCCGATGCCGCGGGCGGCGAGCGCGACCAGGGCGACCTGTTCGTCGGCGACGTCGATCCACAGGTTGATGCCGTCCGCGCCGACCGCCCGCACCCCGCGCGCGTCGAGCGCGTCGAGCATCCGTTCCCGGCGCGCGCAG from Frankia alni ACN14a harbors:
- a CDS encoding class II aldolase/adducin family protein; this translates as MSTAPAAPGDDSRTDPGGSGASSDSGSSDGGRDGTSRGDGGGFGPGAALAGEAARFARLGWMRATSGNLSVVVGRDPLRILVTASGLDKGALTAADAVEVDDAGAPTHVGGAPTDAGGSPTDAGGTPTDAGGTRATGGAPRRPSAEAVLHARLIGLTGAGAVVHLHTVASVLAADRFPTGLVLRDHEMLKALGRAADGDLVRLPVVANSQDMAVLAGRVAAAWEPLTPAVLVARHGMYVWGADLLAARHRAEAVEWLCEWAVRTAERTIG
- a CDS encoding aquaporin; protein product: MRRYLVEGLGTFVLVLGGVGTAVLARDAVGVLGVALAFGLALLVLVYVIGPISGCHVNPAVTLGLLLCRKIEPRHAFGYVAAQCVGAIVAAGTVWLLADAGPFGYSPGLEGLGANGYGVHSPGGFGLGGVFLVEVLLTALLVGTVLGATDVRAPFGFAGLAIGLVLVLCNLISIPLDGTSVNPARSLGPAVFVGSWALGQLWLFILAPAIGAGLAAAVYLGLQPGSQVSASTAEAELPQESLTRIARETARLIRGGVE